One stretch of Thermanaerosceptrum fracticalcis DNA includes these proteins:
- a CDS encoding DUF6917 domain-containing protein, which yields MIDPYKAGLFSRNPYAKKRPCHGELVVVLDGKMENRKLQLITPISRALCTGEIHELIVTDEEQAGPGQEVNRIAYWGFFEVTSGTVVVAGDEVRIGNSVLGTIAGFDETHMPNHLNIVIKAAERKTGVELGLALEEKIIITKKEEE from the coding sequence ATGATTGACCCGTATAAAGCAGGCTTATTTTCCCGCAATCCTTATGCCAAGAAAAGACCTTGCCATGGGGAACTGGTGGTTGTTCTAGACGGTAAAATGGAAAACCGCAAGCTTCAACTCATAACACCCATTTCCCGGGCCCTCTGCACTGGAGAAATTCATGAACTAATCGTCACCGATGAGGAACAGGCAGGACCCGGTCAGGAAGTGAACCGTATCGCTTACTGGGGGTTCTTTGAGGTTACCTCGGGGACGGTAGTGGTAGCAGGGGATGAAGTCAGAATAGGGAACAGTGTTTTAGGAACAATTGCGGGATTTGATGAAACCCATATGCCTAATCATCTAAATATTGTGATTAAGGCAGCTGAGAGAAAGACTGGGGTAGAATTAGGACTGGCTTTGGAAGAAAAGATTATCATTACTAAGAAAGAGGAGGAATAG